A single region of the Gopherus evgoodei ecotype Sinaloan lineage chromosome 3, rGopEvg1_v1.p, whole genome shotgun sequence genome encodes:
- the LOC115649372 gene encoding uncharacterized protein LOC115649372, protein MITLKNVEATLQRLEKYGIRVRKDKCEFLQPSVEYLGHIIDAMGLHDVPGKVKATEETPTPQNISQLCSFLGLLNYYGKFISQLATLLKPLHGLLGQNEAWKWTEAYDVAFNKTKGVLLNSGILMHFDPLLPLQLACNASLME, encoded by the coding sequence atGATCACTTTAAAGAATGTAGAGGCTACCCTTCAAAGACTGGAAAAGTATGGCATAAGAgtccgcaaagacaagtgtgaattcttacAGCcttctgttgaatatttgggacacatcattgatgctaTGGGTCTTCATGATGTCCCTGGAAAAGTGAAGGCTACTGAGGAGACTCCAACTCCTCAAAATATTAGTCAGCTTTGCTCATTTCTAGGActattgaactattatggaaagttcatttcacagttagccacactgttAAAACCACTTCATGGACTCCTGGGGCAGAAtgaggcctggaagtggactgaagcctatgatgttgcatttaacaaaactAAGGGTGTGCTGCTAAATTCGGGAATTCTGATGCACTTTGATCCACTCTTACCTCTACAGTTGGCCTGCAATGCCTCCCTTATGGAGTAG